From a single Cryptococcus neoformans var. neoformans B-3501A chromosome 3, whole genome shotgun sequence genomic region:
- a CDS encoding hypothetical protein (HMMPfam hit to Pkinase, Protein kinase domain, score: 101.1, E(): 2.7e-27): protein MEAAQTPRSVLTHIGGWKLGKTLGRGAYAHVRLATHKNGHQAACKILPALHKDPGLPVTWDETIDAVEAHKEVVLLKALCGAGVEGIAGLEGVVEEGGWTYVFLTLYPCSISSISKPWASDAVVIFFRRLLHTVRNLHQLNVSHEDIKRSNVLADSQGSPVLVDFGFSHFKANGGYVKSAGGTLDYSSPEKTADKHYDPKANDIWALGILLTKILCIQHPYAHSYVDDTSTTVKRRILTGDAKFHWKTDHLVPGGVAELIMGMLERDPQQRWTITRILGHPWLRTKYPDLRPFQLPSYELKLLHKPSQSVIEDLCFLAYLNGEFALCETSMRIEEHLEGKEPCWEKRWAGMLGSWSQRAEMDWQDIPTAITPLPKSRSSFTRVNGPTKANAIGNSKGGILKEIHLLPNAQALTTLGSNGDIKKGLRPARSRFYNMKTKNGAQNLLVCSLRPGIHTQTTLQEKFVPDDLMAATNNQSSKAKPGIVRVKKPEAKQKSKANFKIFISDTDNSGEESETVEKRQNQQGPRKLDKTGAKNLIIGESPTLAAMVTDSKEGFITSVPDEQMKGLFLSKPDPPRARCTQRRSPRLQEEKRIDLD from the exons ATGGAAGCAGCCCAAACGCCTCGAAGTGTCTTAACTCATATAGGCGGTTGGAAGTTGGGTAAGACTCTGGGTAGAGGTGCATACG CCCATGTTCGTCTCGCGACTCATAAAAATGGACACCAAGCAGCTTGCAAAATCCTTCCAGCATTACATAAAGACCCCGGGCTTCCAGTGACGTGGGATGAGACTATCGACGCAGTTGAAGCTCATAAAGAAGTGGTACTGCTCAAAGCTCTTTGTGGAGCAGGCGTGGAAGGTATCGCCGGATTGGAAggagtggtggaagaaggtggcTGGAC TTACGTTTTCCTTACCCTTTATCCGTGTTCCATATCATCCATTTCTAAACCTTGGGCTTCTGATGCTGTCGTCATCTTTTTCCGCCGGTTGCTCCATACCGTTCGTAACCTGCACCAACTCAATGTCAGTCACGAAGATATCAAGCGGTCCAATGTCCTTGCAGACTCCCAAGGTTCCCCTGTGCTTGTCGATTTTGGGTTTTCCCATTTCAAAGCAAATGGAGGTTATGTCAAGAGTGCTGGCGGAACTTTGGATTACTCAAGTCCGGAGAAAACTGCC GACAAACATTACGATCCCAAAGCTAATGATATTTGGGCTCTCGGTATTTTACTCACCAAGATTCTCTGTATACAACATCCATACGCACACTCTTATGTCGATGACACTAGCACCACTGTCAAGCGCCGTATCTTGACAGGTGATGCGAAATTCCATTGGAAAACTGATCACCTGGTTCCAGGTGGCGTTGCTGAACTTATCATGGGAATGCTGGAGCGCGATCCCCAGCAACGCTGGACA ATAACACGTATACTCGGACACCCATGGCTCAGAACAAAATACCCTGATCTAAGACCTTTCCAGCTCCCCTCGTATGAGCTCAAGCTTTTACATAAGCCATCACAGAGTGTCATTGAAGATCTATGCTTTCTAGCCTACCTCAATGGCGAATTCGCGCTTTGTGAGACTTCGATGAGGATAGAAGAGCATCTAGAAGGTAAAGAGCCCTGTTGGGAAAAAAGATGGGCAGGGATGTTGGGATCCTGGTCTCAAAGAGCGGAGATGGACTGGCAGGACATACCTACTGCTATCACTCCCCTTCCCAAATCTAGAAGCA GTTTTACTCGTGTGAACGGTCCTACGAAGGCCAACGCGATAGGAAATTCCAAAGGGGGAATTTTAAAGGaaatccatcttcttcccaac GCGCAAGCTCTCACCACATTAGGGTCAAATGGAGACATTAAAAAAGGACTCAGGCCCGCCCGCTCGCGATTCTATAATATGAAAACTAAAAATGGCGCCCAGAATCTCTTGGTCTGTAGTCTTCGGCCAGGCATACATACTCAAACTACGCTGCAAGAGAAATTTGTGCCGGACGATTTGATGGCCGCTACGAACAACCAATCCAGCAAAGCTAAACCCGGTATCGTTCGGGTCAAAAAGCCCGAGGCTAAGCAAAAATCAAAG GCGAATTTCAAGATCTTCATTAGCGACACAGATAAttctggagaagagagcgaAACCGTTGAAAAGCGGCAAAATCAGCAAGGACCAAGGAAGCTCGATAAAACGGGTGCAAAGAATTTAATTATTGGCGAGAGCCCTACATTGGCAGCCATGGTGAC AGATAGTAAAGAGGGGTTCATAACTTCCGTCCCAGACGAGCAAATGAAAG GATTATTTCTGTCCAAGCCAGACCCGCCACGCGCGCGATGCACACAACGTCGCTCCCCTCGCTtgcaagaagaaaagagaattGACCTTGACTAG